The DNA window CCGCGAGTTACGAGCGCATCCACCGCTCCAACCTCATCGGGATGGGCGTGCTGCCGCTCCAGTTCGCCGACGGCGAAGATGCTGATTCGCTGGGGCTGGACGGGACCGAGACGTTCGACATTCCGGTCGACGGGGACCTGGCGCCCGGTCAGGAAATTGAGGTCACGGCCACGGCTGCGGACGGCACCGAGACGACGTTCACGACGATCAACCGGTGCGATACGCCGATCGAAGTGGAGTACTACCGCCACGGCGGCATTCTGCACTACGTGCTTCGGGACTTTGTGCGGGGGGAGAAAGTGGCTGCGTAGGCGTTCATCCATCATGGGATCCGGGCCTCCCCGACGCGAGGTTGGCGTCTGGGAGTATGGGCGTGGGGGGGCAACAGGGTTCATTACCAGGTGAACAGCCGGGTCATACTACTGGAAGCGACGGTGCCTCCTTTGCCTATGCCCCTCTCGCCCAGACGCCCATACCTTTTGGGGTACGAACGGAAGATGAAGGGCATGCGAGTTCTCCTCACTCGGATGAAATGTACAACGTGGATTGCCCTGTCCCCCGTTGTCCTTCGCCCGGCGAGTCAGTAGGTTGTGCTCACGTACTACTCCAAAACTGAACCGCCACCATGGACCGGGATACGATCATCGAACCCTTCCGCATTAAGTCCGTCGAGCCCATCCGGATGACGGATCGGGCGGAACGGGAACGGCTTATCCGCGAGGCTAACTACAACCTCTTCAACCTGCACGCGGACGACGTCATCATCGACCTGCTCACGGACTCGGGCACCTCAGCCATGAGCGCCGCGCAGTGGGCCGGGCTCATGCAGGGCGATGAGAGCTACGCGGGCTCGCCCTCCTATTTCCGGTTCGAGGAAGCGGTCAAAGACTTGATGCCCTTCGAGCACATTATTCCAACGCACCAGGGCCGGGCCGCCGAGCGCATTCTGATGGGCATCGTGGCGGACCCCGACGCGAAAATCCCAAGCAATACGCACTTCGATACGACGCGCGCCAACATCGAGTCCACCGGTGCCGAGGCCGTGGACCTCGTGATTGAAGAAGGCCTCGACCCGGACCTGGAGCATCCGTTCAAGGGCAACATCGACCTCGATCGGCTGGAAACGCTCTTGGAGGACGAGGGAGAAAACGTCCCGATCGTGATGCTTACGATCACAAACAATTCGGGCGGCGGGCAACCGGTCTCCCTAGAAAACATCCGCGGCGCCGCAGCGCTCTGTGAGGAGCACGATGTACCGTTCATCCTCGATGCCTGCCGATTTGCCGAGAATGCTTATTTCATCAAGCAGCGGGAGGACGGATATGGCGACCATTCAGTCAAGGAAATCGTCCGGGAGATCTTTTCGCACGCGGACGGCATGACGATGAGTGCGAAGAAGGATGCCCTGGTAAACATCGGCGGATGGCTGGCGCTCGACGATGACGACTGGGCACGGGAGGCACGCAATCAACTCATCCTCACGGAGGGCTTCCCGACGTACGGCGGTCTGGCGGGACGCGACCTGGAGGCCATTGCCGTGGGCCTGCAGGAGATCGTGGACGAGGACTACCTGGAATACCGCATGGCCTCGACCCGCTACCTCGGCGAGGCCCTCACCGACCTGGGCGTCCCGATCGTGACGCCGGTGGGCGGGCACGCGGTCTATGTAAACGCGAAGGCCCTTCTTCCCCACATTCCCCCGCTGGAGTATCCGGGACAGGCACTGGCCGTCGCCCTCTACACGACCGGGGGCATTCGAGGTGTCGAGATTGGCAGTGTCATGTTCGGCCAGCAGCCCGACGGCAGCGAGGAGCCCGCGCGAATGGAACTGGTGCGGCTCGCCATTCCCCGACGCGTCTACACCCAGAGCCACGTCGATTACGTGATCGAGTGCTTCGAGGAGGTATACGACCGCCGCGAGGAGCTCACCGGCTTTGAGATCACCGAGGAACCGCCGCAACTCCGCCACTTCACGGCCCACTTCCAGCCCCTGGAACCGGACGCCGTCCATCGCGAGACGAGCGTGCCCGAAGAAGTGGCGCGTGCGTCGTAAGTGACCTCGAGTCCGCTTGCCGAATTCGGGATGGGTGTGAGGAGGTATGGAAGCCCCCCTCCCCACTTCCATGCGTCCAGCCGCCCACACCCGAACGGAGCATGCGGAGGTTGTATGCCACGTGATCCGTGAGACCGATTTTCGTGTCACGCCCCCGTCTCCCGCTTCATGCATCATGCCTCCCTCTTCCCTCATCGAAACCGGGCAAGGCGACGCCGGGCCCGCCCCAGAGCGGGCGGCACGTCGTCCGGCGGCGTGAGTTCGCCCCGCAGATTGGTCTGCATCTGGTCGCGCACGGCCTCGGCCGTGTAGCCGTGATCGAACAGGTAGTACAGCTTCGCCAGGGCGGCCTCCGTAGTCATGTCGTAACCACTTACCACTCCCGCCTCTGCGAGCGCCTGTCCGGTAGCGTACAGGTTTAGATCGGCCGTGCCCCGCAGCGGTTGGGTGACGGCCACCAGTACGACGCCCCGGTCGGTCGCCCGGCGCAGCGTGTCTAAAAACGCCTCCTCTTCCGGAGCATTGCCCGACCCGAAGCACTCCAGCACCACGCCCTGCACGGGCGGAGAGAGAAGATTGTCGAGGTGGCGCGCCTCCATGCCTGGGAAGAGCCGAAACGTGGACACCGTCGCCTCACCTAGGGGCGTAATGTTCGGCGAGCGGGCCGGGGACTCGGACGCCGGCACGAGCGACCAGTCGACGTCCAGATTGATGCCGGCCGTCCCTACCGCCGGGTAGTTCGGGGAGGCAAAGGCCGAAAACGAATCGGCGTTCACTTTGGTGGTGCGATTGCCCCTGTACAGTCGATCGTCGAAGCAGAGGTGAACCCCCGCAAGGCGGTCCGGATATTGCCCCAGCAGAAGAAGGGACGTAAGAAGATTGCCTTGCGCATCGGTGCGCGTTTCGTCCAGCGGCAACTGCGCCCCGGTGAGCACGACAGGCTTATCGAGCGGGTGTAGCATAAACGAGAGCGCGGAGGCCGTAAACGCCATCGTGTCCGTCCCGTGAACCACCAGAAAGCCGTCGTAGGTGGAGTAGTGCTCCTGGATGACTTCGGCAATCCGCAGCCAGTCCTCCGGCGCCATGTTGGAGCTATCAAGCAACGGATCAAACTCGTGAATGTCGTACGTCGGCACATCGTCGGCCTGAAACGGCGGCAGCTCCTGCATCTGCTTCTGGAGGTAGCCGGACACCGGCACGTGTCCCTCCGCAGTCTCCTTCATTCCAATGGTCCCACCCGCATAGGCCACGAGAATACGAGGATCGGACACCGCCATAATGTGCAAGAGTTGGATGTGTGAACAGAGTGCGTCACCGTCCAGAATCGCGGTCCCCGATTGCGCCGTCCCCGACTCCCTCCCATCCAAGAGCACCTCCGGGCCGTCCCCTCTCAACGTTCCACTTTTTGCCGCTCCAGACCAACAGAGGGCTGCTTCGATTGAAGACGACACTCGCAACAGGACTCCATCATTACCGGAAATTCAGTCCTCATCCAAGATGTAGATGTCGGCGAGATTTCGGGCCAGCTGGCCGTAATCCAGCCCGTAGCCGATGACAAAGAGGTCCGGAATTTGAAACCCGACGTAGTCAAGCGTAAGATCCGGCTCTGTGGCCGTCGGCTTATGAAGAAGCGTCGCGACCCGAAGAGAGGCCGGGTTGTACTCCTGGAGTCGTCCCTTCATGAAGTCCATCGACAGACCGGTATCTACGATGTCCTCCACGATCAGTACGTCGCGGCCCTCCAGTTCAGCATCCACACTTTTGAGCTCGTGCACCTCGCCGCTCGACACCTTGGCTGCACCGTAGGACGAGAGCTTAATAAAGTCGATCTCACAATCCGTGTTGATGGCACGCATGAGATCAGCGGTAAACATGAACGCCCCGTTGAGCACGCTCACCAGAATGGGCGTCGTGTCGGCGTAGTCCGCTGATATTTGCTGCCCCATCTCCGCCACCCGCGACTGGATGGTGTCGGCATCGAGGTACCGACGAAATCGATCTCCGCGGTAGGTCACGGTGGCGTCGTCGAGTTCAACGGGCGCATCGGTAAGGTCTCGCGTGGCGGGCATATGGTCGAGGGTGGCGATGGACAGAACGGAGCAAACGGTAGAGAAAAAGCTACGCGGGACCTGTGCCGAAATGCAATCGATCGGCACCCCGATCCATGCAAATGTGCCTGAAAATTCTGCCGAGAACGAAGACTGTCCCCTACTGAGCACTCCGACCCGGTCGGCATACACGGCGTCACGGCACAGGACGTTCATGCGGATGCCAGGTGAGCCGTGCGATGTGCGTCGTATCAGAACGGACCCGCACCCGGTGGTCGAGCCGGTGTCCTACGAGCCAGGCAGGGTGTTCATCGGTCGTCAACAGATACACGCTGTCGCGGCGGTGGGAGGGAATCTTGGCGTCGGTCAGCAAGTCGCTCACGAGCCTCGTCCCCTCCATTCCAAGAGGTTGAAGCCGATCGCCGTCCTGCCACGTCCCGACCGATAAGGGATCGACGAGACGGTTCGCATCGGCGTACACGACATTGGGATCGCCGGTATCCAACGTCTCCGGCGGAGCGTCGAGCGGGTCGATGCGGAGTACGCCGCCGGGAAGCGGCACGTCTTCTCCCCACGGCACCGGAACCGGCGGGTGCACCGGTTCGGGCTGTCGTTCCTCCGGCACAAACCAGAGCACCGAACGCTCGCGCCATACGGTCCCGCCTCCAAACTCCACACGCCGGCCCACCTGTGCATCCACGAGGGCCACCAGCTCTTTAGCCACAGCTGAGGACTGCGGGGCCCCGGGCAACATCTCATGGAGGGCCTTCAGTAGAAGCCGCCGCTGCCACACCGGTGCACGCTCCCGAAGCGGGGCGAGTTGGAGCGTGCCGCCGATGTCTCGCTCCTGATAGCAATCCTCCCAGTGCGCCTGCAGGATCGGCGTGATGGTCTCTTCTACGTATTCGCGCATCAGACCGGCGGCCTGCGCAATGCTGTCGGTGGCACCGGGAAAGTTCTTTTGCAATAACGGAAGAATCTCCATGCGCATCACCGCCCGATCATAATCGGAATCTTGATTGCTCGGATCGTCGCGCCACGGAAGATCTTCCCTTTCCGCAAACGCCTCGATCTCGTCCCGCGACACGTCGAGCAGGGGGCGGACGAGCCGAACGGACGCGTTGGCGTTCATCGGGCGGGACGGCGGCATGCCCGCCAGTCCCTCCGGCCCGGCGCCGCGGACGAGGTTGAGGAGCAACGTTTCGGCCTGATCGTCGCGGTGATGCCCGACCGCTACGACCTTGGCTCCGATCTCGTTGGCCCGCCGGCCCATCGCGTCGTACCGGAGCGTCCGCGCCGCCTCCTGGAGCGACTCGTCCTTCTGCTCTGCCCGCACCTCAGCGTCGAGAGACTTTACGCACAGCGGAATGGGGGGAGAGTGTGCCCCGCACCAGTCCTGCACGAGGGACGCGTCAGCGGTGGCCCCAGGCCGCAGTCCATAGTTTACGTGGAGGGCATGCACGTCGTACCCCAGCTGATGCAGAACTGCAAGACACACCATCGAATCTGGCCCTCCGCTCACGCCGACGAGGACCCGTGCTCCGTCCGTCAGCAGTTCGTGCCGCCGGATGTACTCTGCAATCGTGTCGACAAATTCCGGCATCGCTATCGTTGGTGCGTTCGGGCGTAGGTGCGTGTCTTCGACAGCATCCGCTGCAGAAAAATGATTTCGTGCTTCAGAAGGCCAGGACGACTTGACCACTCACACACCCAAAAACGCCCATCCCCCCAAATACCGCATCTCGGCCCATCCAACGCCCTCCCCGGGCGTCTCCCTCCCACGACCAGGACGCCCCGCCAAAATGCTACGCTCTCCCAAACCGCTTTGCAATCTCTTCCAGCGACCACTTTGCGATGGTGGGCGTGCCCGATGGATCGGCGTACGGCATCTCACACTCGAACAAGTCACGGAGGAGCGATCGGCGCTCGGACTCAGAGAGCGGCTGCCCGCGCCGCACGGCACTCTTCTGTGCCATCACGCGCGCCAGCTGCTCGCGCCGCTCGTCCTCCACCGTGTCCTGTGCAGACTTGTACTGCTCCAGAATGTCCTCCAGTACTGCGCTCTCGTCTCCGTCCGGCACGTCGGCCGGCACCCCACGCACCGCCACCGTGCGCCCGCTCATCCGTTCTACCTCAAAACCCAGTGCCCGGAGATCCTGTCGGAGGTCCTCGAACAGATCAACATCGGCAGGCGAGAGTTCGACCGTGTGCGGAAAGAGAAGCTGCTGCGAATTGCCCTGCTCCTCCCGCAGTCGCTCCAGATTTCGCTCATGAAGCACGCGCACGTGGGCGGCCCGCTGGTCCACGAGCATCATGCCGGTGTCCGTGGGCGTCACGATGTAGGTGTCGTGCAACCCCCAAACCGGACGTTGATCCTGCTCCGCCATGGCCTCCCTCTCCGAGTCCGGCTGAGCGTTCACATCGTCGGAGGAGGCCTTCTCTTCGTCCGGCGGACGGTACAAGGCATCGGACTGGTCGCCGGGCGGAACGCTCGGGCTGCCGTTCTCCTGCTTCCGAGGACGGCGGGGCGACGATGGGGATGGGGATTGCGGCGACGATGAGCTTGATTCCGCGTCTGAATTCGACGACCGTCGGGGCTGAAACGAGGTGGGTGTGGAACGCGACCACGACCCTTCAGAGGAAGACCCGCCGGCAGTCGTCTCGGGGCCTTCATCTGGCGAGTCCTCCTCTCCCTCCATTTGGGGCGTAGCGTGCACGCGCCCTAGTGCCCGCCGCACTGCACTCCGCAGGAAGCCGTAGATGCCGCTCTGGTCGTCGAACTTCACCTCCGATTTCTGGGGATGCACGTTCACGTCCACCCGGCGAGGATCCATGCGCAAGAAGAGCGCAAAAAACGGAAAGGCCCCGTCCGGCAACAGGTCGCCGTAGGCTTTCTTCACGGCGTGACTGAGGTAGCGATCCTTCACGTAGCGCTCGTTTACAAACAGGAACTGCTCTCCCCGCGTTTTGCGGTGGAATGAGGGCTCTCCCACAAAGCCCTCGATCGTGAGGTCGCTCGACGAATCCTGAACCGGCACGAGCTCGTCGGCGTGCTCATCCCCAAAGAGCCCCAGCACCCGCTCCTTCATGGCGCCGAGGAAGTCGTCCGACTGCGCGGCGGCCAGGTCGTAGTGCTCGTGGCCATCGTGCTCAAGGCGAAAGGCGACGGTCGGATTGGCAAGGGACAGAAACTGTGCCGTGGTGGTGAGGTGCTTCAGTTCGGTGGCCGGCGTCTTCAAGAAGTTGCGTCGGGCCGGCACATTGAAGAAAAGATTCTGGACGGCCACGGACGTGCCGTGTTGAATTGCACAAGGCCGCTGCTCCATAATTTCGCCTCCCTTCACTCGCACGAGCGTCCCTGCGTCGTCCTCCACGCGCTTCGTCTTGAGCTCGACCTGTGATACGGCGGCGATCGACGCAAGGGCTTCCCCGCGAAAGCCGAGGGTCCGAATCCGCTCCAGGTCATCGACCGATTGAATCTTGCTCGTGGCGTGGCGCTCGAAGCACCGCTCGGCATCGGCAGGACTCATGCCGCAACCGTCGTCGATCACCTGTACGAGCGTGCTGCCTGCATCTTTGAGAATGACCTCCACGGACGACGCCCCCGCATCAATTGCGTTCTCGATGAGTTCCTTTTCCACCGAGGCCGGACGCTGCACCACCTCCCCCGCCGCAATCTGATTGGCGAGGCGGTCCGACATCACGTGAATGATGCCCTCAGACGTAGAGGACTCGGCAGATTCAGCCACGAAGAGACAACGGGATCAGTGGACAAATCACAGGAAAACGACGCGAGCGGGCGTCCCGCGGCACGGCACGCCCTTCTTCTCCAGCATTGAATCGCTCCTCGGATGCGACGAGTCCCCCCCACGCCCATCCTCCGATCCGCAGATTCAATCCGGACTCAACGCGAAGACGAGAGGCGGACGAGCTCTTTTCCTCGACGAGCTTTTAATCCGTGGTCGCCCCTCAAAGCGTGTAATAGAGAACGAGGGTTAGGAGGAGGAGCCCAATCATCACCACGAGACTGAGCCCACTCTTTCGATTGCGGCCCCGTCCCCGAGCACGCATCTTGCGTTTGAGCTCCTGCTTCTCATCCTCGTCCGGATCGTAGAAGCGAGGAGTGTACTCGAACCCACGCGGCCCTCGCCCAGCAGAAAACAAACCCATAACGCGCGATCAATGATCACTAGTGCATGCGGACAAAAGTTACTCTCCGCCCGCCACGCACGTTCCTCTTTCAAGGCGAGCTGCCACTTCCGTACGTCCACACATCCAGACGTACATCCCCCAACGGAGCGTGCAAGCGGAGCTGGGATTATGCGTAGTATTCGACGACCGTCTCCGCCTTCGCCGGCCCCACCACCTCCGCTAATGCGTCCTCGTCGGCCTCCTTCACTTTTGCCACGGAGCCAAACGTCCCAAGGAGCTTTTGGGCTGTCTTCTCGCCAATGCCGTGGATGTCGAGGAGCTCGGACTGGAGCGTCTGCTTCTTGCGCCGTTTGCGCTGATACGTGACGGCAAAGCGGTGCGCCTCGTTGCGAACCTTTTGCAACAGCTGGAGCGCGGGGCTGTCCTTCCCGATGAGCACCGGATCTGAATCGCCGGGACGGAAGACCTCCTCCAGCCGTTTGGCCAGCCCGATCACCTGGAACCGGTCCATGAGGCCCAGCTCCTGCAGCACTTCCGTTGCGGCGTTGAGCTGGCCCTTTCCCCCATCGATGACGACGAGATCGGGCCACGGCCCCTCCTCGTCGATCATGCGGCGGTAGCGGCGCTCCACCACCTCCCGCATCGCCTGGTAGTCGTCCGGCCGTCCCTCCTCGGTCGTGCGAATCTTGTAGGTCCGGTAGTCACTCTTGCGCGGTGTACCATCGGTAAAGACCACACAGGACGCCACCGTCTCCTTCCCGCCATGGTGCGACACGTCGATGCCATCGATGCGGCGGGGCAGGTCCTCCATCCGCAACTCGCCCTTCAGGGCCTTCACGGACTCCGGAATGCGATCCCGCTCCCGCTTCATCTGTTGCGTCTTCCACTCGCCCACCAGCAGCTTGGCGTTGGATTTCGCCATTCGGGTGAGACTCGCCTTGTCGCCCTGCTGTGGCACATTGATCGGCACCTGTCGCCCTTTCTCCTGCCGAAGCAACTCCTCCAGCGCATGCGTGTCCTGCGCCGGATGATCGTTCGGATCGTGCGAGAGCAGCACCTCCTCCGGGTAGAAATTCGCATCGGCGTAGTAATTCTCTACGAACGAGAGCATCAGCTCCTCGTCCGTCCGCCCGGTGATGCGCTTCAGGTACTTGTGCCGCTTCCCGATCATCTTGCCCTCCCGTACCTGAAACAGCACACCGCACCCGATGCCCTCCTCTCGGTCCAGGTGCAGGGCAAACACGTCGCGGTCGGCAAAATCTTGACTGACGACCTTCTGCTGCTGTGAGTACTCCTTGAGGGCCTGCACCTGATCGCGCAGCCGCGCCGCCTCCTCAAAGTTTTTTCGGTCGGACTGCTCGTGCATCTCGTCCTTCAGGAGATCGATGAGCGCCTGCGTCTGGCCATTGAGCAGCTTCTCCACCTGCTCAATCGTCTCCATGTAGTCGTCCTCGGACTGCTTCCCCACGCACGGTGCCTTGCAGTTGTCGATGTGATGCTGGAGACACACGTCGTACTTCCCCGCCTCGACCTTCTCCTCGCTGAGATCGAGCGAGCAGGTCCGCAGCTGAAAGACCGACCGGATCGCGTCCATCATCGTGTTCATCTTCGACACGTCCGCGTACGGACCGAAGTACTTCGACCCATCCTGCTTAACGTTGCGCGTCTTGAACACCCGGGGGAAGCGCTCATTCTTGATGCAAATGTAGGGATAGGTCTTGTCGTCCCGCAGGTTGACGTTGTAGCGGGGCTGGAGCTCTTTGATCTGGTTGTTCTCCAAAATCAACGCCTCCGCTTCCGTGTCCGTGATAATGACATCCACGTCCACGGCCTTCTTCACCATGACCTCGATGCGTCCGTCCCGCTGCCGGCTTTGCTGAAAGTACGTGCGTACCCGATTGCGCAGATTTTTGGCCTTGCCCACGTAGAGCACCGAGCCGTCATCATCCAAAAACTTGTAGACTCCCGGATCGGTGGGCAGCCCGTCAAGCTTCTGCTGCAGGGCCTCCGGCTTGTCGTCGAGAATCTCAGTCATAGGGGTAGGAAGCGTCGTACATCACGTGTGCTGCCTCAATTCTGCATAGCGGAAGACGTTTCACGCCAGCCGGGCGTTCCGTCTCCGGACGTCCACCCCACAGGGTCTTTCGCCTCCATCTGCGACCGTCCTCCTGAGATCCGGGGCTCCCCCTGCGGACTAACCGCCGACCTGGACCTCTGACGGCGGATCCGCTCGTTGCCCTTCCGACAAGCTCCTGGTATCCTACAGACCCGAGTCCGGCCGGTTTACATAACGCGTCATATTCGGGAGTATCCAGACTAGATCAGTATATTGCTCTTCTAATTTTCCATAACCGGTTGGGATGACGGAGGATACTCACTGGTCCGTCCCGGCGTATGCCGAACGCGTCCGTGATGTATCACCGAACGCATCGGCATAAGAATAAGTTATACTGAGGCGCTTTACACTCGACCCTTGAACCGATGAGGACTTGCGCCTACTGTGGAAAGAAAGGACAGCTCTCCAAAGAGCATCTGTATCCCGACTGTCTCCAGAGTCGTCGTGATGGTGATCGAGTCTACTCCTCGAATGCAATCTCAGATAAATTCGTCCCGGGTTCTGCGTTGCAGATAAAAGATGTCTGTGAGACCTGCAACAACGGGGTCCTTTCAGAGCTAGATCAGTACTTCTGCGGCCTGTATGACTCCTTTATCGACGGACGAACTGTGCGATCAGGGGAGCAGGTTCAGTTTCGGTATGAGTACGATGATCTGCTCCGATGGCTTCTGAAGATGCTTTACAACAATGCTCGGGCGGGAAAGGCTGCAAAGAAGCACGTTGACAGGTTGCAGGAGTACTCCGGGTACATTATTGGCGAAGAAAGCATCCCTCCCGAAGTTCTTCTCCTCGCCCGACTCACAGTGCCGTTTGAAGGAGAGAATGGGGAAATTCCTCCCTCTCACATGACCTGTGGCCTGATTGAACTTGAGGAGTTCGACTACAGACTTGGTGAGACCTATTTGGTCAGCATTGACAGCTTCTCATTCATCGTGGTCGCTCTTGTCGGGGCTTCGAACCTATTTCGACAGAAGGCCCGCGAATTGCTGAAAGAGGACGCATCACTAGGAGAGACGTCAAGACTTACTCCTGGCGTTGAACAGACGAGGTTAGAAGCCTCCGATGCGACCTCTCTCCATGTCGACGGCCAGCTTGTAATGGCAGATTGGGCAAAGTGGATACGCAGGACTCAAAAGGACTGACCGGGACCTCAGTATAACCCTGCGCTAGAGGTGACGGAGGGCTGATGCCATCATCGAACGAGGTCCCTCAGGCAGTTTCGACTTCGCTGATTTGGAATGGCAACGACTAAAAATGGATACTCCTTCCGACGTTGTTATTTTGTCGGACGACGTTCTCATTGGCGGTTTCCTGCCCTCCGCACCTCAGCTAAATCGTTATGACGCGCTGGACCACTGCTTCTGCTCGTCTCGGTTGAGACAATACCGATTGTCTAAGGCGCCACCGTCTCTCGATCTTAGGATCGTCCGGACGCCTGATATCTGTGGCGGAAAGCCGCGCATCGCAGGACACCGGATTGGTGGACTACGAAATCGTTTGGGAGGTGGCGACCGAGAAGGCCCCAGAATAGGGAAAAGCAATCGGTGCCCTTCTCGAAGAGGAAGATGCAGCCTCCCCCACATTGCAACCGACGACGGGCTGTGGCTTCTTTGAGTGTTGACCGTTTTGCGATTGGGAGGTCTGCCGTCCGCGCTCGTGCCCTCCACGCCGTCCAGAAAAGGGCCCACTGGACGGCCACAGTCGACAGTCTGCTCGCCCCCCGTTTGGAATCAAAACAGTCGCTTACAGCGGAAGGTCGAGCCCGGCCCGACTCTCCCGCAGCGCGTCGGCCGACGCCCGTAGGGCCTCCTCCTCGTCTGTCGAGAGATCCGGGGTCACGTGTCGCTCCACCCCTTCAATGCCCACGACACAGGGCGTGCTCAGGCACACGCCTTCGATGCCGTACGCTCCCTCCTGCCGCACACTCACGGGAAGCACGTTCCGCTGATCCTCCAGGATGGCTCGGACAATCCGGGCAATGACGACGCCAATGGCGGAGTCGGTATAGCCCTTCCGGTCGATAATTTCGTAGGCGGCGTCGCGGGCCTGCTCAAAGAGCGACTGCATCGTATCCGAATTCCAGGGTTCCCCCAAGACGTCCCGGCCCCGAATCGGCTGTCCTCCAATGGTCGCATTGCTCCAGATGGGCACCTCCGTATCGCCGTGCTCGCCCAGGATGTAGGCATGCACGGAGCGCGGATCGACGCCGTAGTGCTGCCCCAGCAATGCGCGGAAGCGCGCCGTGTCAAGGAGCGTTCCCGTTCCAATGATGCGCTCATTGGGCCGCTCACTCATCTCCTGCGAGAGGTCCGTGAGTACATCCACTGGATTCGTGGCGACAACGAGAATGGCGTCGGGGGCCTGCTCGTCGAGCGCCGAAATGATCTCCTGGAAAATGCGGGCGTTGCGCTCCAGCAGGTCGAGCCGAGACTCGTCCGGCGACTTCTGACTGCTGCCCGCCGCGAGAACGATCACTTGCGCATCGCTCATCGCCTCATAGCCGACCGCGCGGCACGTGACCCGGCCTACCAGCAGTTGGCCGTGCATCAAATCCATCGCCTCACCCTCGGCCCGACGCTCGTCAACGTCATGGAGAAGAATTTCACTGGCGAGGCCCTGGTTGAAAAGCGCATAGGCGGCTGCCGTGCCCACATTCCCCGTGCCGACAATGCCTACGGTTCGACGCTGAATCATAATGGGGGCGACAACTCAGATGGTGACGAATGGGAGACGAACGTAGTAGCGCATCCTCTCTTTTCCCTTAC is part of the Salinibacter sp. 10B genome and encodes:
- a CDS encoding tryptophanase — translated: MDRDTIIEPFRIKSVEPIRMTDRAERERLIREANYNLFNLHADDVIIDLLTDSGTSAMSAAQWAGLMQGDESYAGSPSYFRFEEAVKDLMPFEHIIPTHQGRAAERILMGIVADPDAKIPSNTHFDTTRANIESTGAEAVDLVIEEGLDPDLEHPFKGNIDLDRLETLLEDEGENVPIVMLTITNNSGGGQPVSLENIRGAAALCEEHDVPFILDACRFAENAYFIKQREDGYGDHSVKEIVREIFSHADGMTMSAKKDALVNIGGWLALDDDDWAREARNQLILTEGFPTYGGLAGRDLEAIAVGLQEIVDEDYLEYRMASTRYLGEALTDLGVPIVTPVGGHAVYVNAKALLPHIPPLEYPGQALAVALYTTGGIRGVEIGSVMFGQQPDGSEEPARMELVRLAIPRRVYTQSHVDYVIECFEEVYDRREELTGFEITEEPPQLRHFTAHFQPLEPDAVHRETSVPEEVARAS
- the ansA gene encoding asparaginase: MAVSDPRILVAYAGGTIGMKETAEGHVPVSGYLQKQMQELPPFQADDVPTYDIHEFDPLLDSSNMAPEDWLRIAEVIQEHYSTYDGFLVVHGTDTMAFTASALSFMLHPLDKPVVLTGAQLPLDETRTDAQGNLLTSLLLLGQYPDRLAGVHLCFDDRLYRGNRTTKVNADSFSAFASPNYPAVGTAGINLDVDWSLVPASESPARSPNITPLGEATVSTFRLFPGMEARHLDNLLSPPVQGVVLECFGSGNAPEEEAFLDTLRRATDRGVVLVAVTQPLRGTADLNLYATGQALAEAGVVSGYDMTTEAALAKLYYLFDHGYTAEAVRDQMQTNLRGELTPPDDVPPALGRARRRLARFR
- the hpt gene encoding hypoxanthine phosphoribosyltransferase produces the protein MPATRDLTDAPVELDDATVTYRGDRFRRYLDADTIQSRVAEMGQQISADYADTTPILVSVLNGAFMFTADLMRAINTDCEIDFIKLSSYGAAKVSSGEVHELKSVDAELEGRDVLIVEDIVDTGLSMDFMKGRLQEYNPASLRVATLLHKPTATEPDLTLDYVGFQIPDLFVIGYGLDYGQLARNLADIYILDED
- the tilS gene encoding tRNA lysidine(34) synthetase TilS; the encoded protein is MPEFVDTIAEYIRRHELLTDGARVLVGVSGGPDSMVCLAVLHQLGYDVHALHVNYGLRPGATADASLVQDWCGAHSPPIPLCVKSLDAEVRAEQKDESLQEAARTLRYDAMGRRANEIGAKVVAVGHHRDDQAETLLLNLVRGAGPEGLAGMPPSRPMNANASVRLVRPLLDVSRDEIEAFAEREDLPWRDDPSNQDSDYDRAVMRMEILPLLQKNFPGATDSIAQAAGLMREYVEETITPILQAHWEDCYQERDIGGTLQLAPLRERAPVWQRRLLLKALHEMLPGAPQSSAVAKELVALVDAQVGRRVEFGGGTVWRERSVLWFVPEERQPEPVHPPVPVPWGEDVPLPGGVLRIDPLDAPPETLDTGDPNVVYADANRLVDPLSVGTWQDGDRLQPLGMEGTRLVSDLLTDAKIPSHRRDSVYLLTTDEHPAWLVGHRLDHRVRVRSDTTHIARLTWHPHERPVP
- the mutL gene encoding DNA mismatch repair endonuclease MutL; this translates as MAESAESSTSEGIIHVMSDRLANQIAAGEVVQRPASVEKELIENAIDAGASSVEVILKDAGSTLVQVIDDGCGMSPADAERCFERHATSKIQSVDDLERIRTLGFRGEALASIAAVSQVELKTKRVEDDAGTLVRVKGGEIMEQRPCAIQHGTSVAVQNLFFNVPARRNFLKTPATELKHLTTTAQFLSLANPTVAFRLEHDGHEHYDLAAAQSDDFLGAMKERVLGLFGDEHADELVPVQDSSSDLTIEGFVGEPSFHRKTRGEQFLFVNERYVKDRYLSHAVKKAYGDLLPDGAFPFFALFLRMDPRRVDVNVHPQKSEVKFDDQSGIYGFLRSAVRRALGRVHATPQMEGEEDSPDEGPETTAGGSSSEGSWSRSTPTSFQPRRSSNSDAESSSSSPQSPSPSSPRRPRKQENGSPSVPPGDQSDALYRPPDEEKASSDDVNAQPDSEREAMAEQDQRPVWGLHDTYIVTPTDTGMMLVDQRAAHVRVLHERNLERLREEQGNSQQLLFPHTVELSPADVDLFEDLRQDLRALGFEVERMSGRTVAVRGVPADVPDGDESAVLEDILEQYKSAQDTVEDERREQLARVMAQKSAVRRGQPLSESERRSLLRDLFECEMPYADPSGTPTIAKWSLEEIAKRFGRA